From a region of the Lactuca sativa cultivar Salinas chromosome 4, Lsat_Salinas_v11, whole genome shotgun sequence genome:
- the LOC111902287 gene encoding uncharacterized protein LOC111902287, with protein MKPGATALELWNHLEEIFPENKATGAVYLEEQFNTTRSDSFSNLTDYSSRLKNLADQLANVGNPISETKMVLQLIVGLTKGDYDTIATLIQQTEPLPSFNKACSQLILEEIASPNHQLCHSKIVRLLF; from the coding sequence ATGAAACCAGGAGCTACTGCCCTTGAACTCTGGAATCATCTTGAAGAAATCTTTCCAGAAAATAAAGCTACTGGAGCAGTGTATTTAGAAGAGCAATTCAACACCACACGTTCTGACTCTTTCTCTAATCTCACTGATTACTCCTCTCGCCTCAAGAATCTCGCTGATCAACTCGCCAATGTGGGTAACCCTATATCTGAAACTAAAATGGTGTTACAACTTATCGTAGgtttgactaaaggtgattatgACACTATAGCTACCCTCATTCAACAAACCGAACCTCTGCCAAGCTTCAACAAAGCATGTTCTCAATTAATTCTTGAAGAAATCGCAAGCCCTAATCACCAGCTCTGCCACTCCAAAATTGTCAGACTCCTCTTCTGA
- the LOC111902277 gene encoding uncharacterized protein LOC111902277 — translation MEAPSHDIIWLLLFSFYMVALLLKQFKREGEGMLFPSISGIFSSKILVTLLTGNHLFDYDEFSGKETKRMVEKSKHGENEERTVNKVLQNYSKSIKYPVATNCLMKFP, via the exons ATGGAAGCCCCATCTCACGACATTATTTG GTTGcttctcttttctttttacaTGGTGGCGTTATTACTGAAGCAGTTCAAAAGGGAGGGAGAGGGGATGCTTTTCCCCTCGATTTCTGGGATTTTTTCTTCTAAAATATTGGTAACCTTGTTAACGGGTAATCATTTGTTCGATTATG ATGAGTTCAGTGGAAAAGAGACAAAACGGATGGTTGAGAAGAGCAAACATGGAGAGAATGAAGAGAGAACAGTTAATAAGGTGTTACAAAACTATTCAAAGTCCATTAAGTATCCAGTTGccaccaactgtttgatgaaattccCTTGA